The proteins below come from a single Benincasa hispida cultivar B227 chromosome 4, ASM972705v1, whole genome shotgun sequence genomic window:
- the LOC120074967 gene encoding SUN domain-containing protein 1-like, with protein MSASTVSITANPAARRRPVLASERKGASIELLATDGVNPLSNTATVGTGGAADDKVAGGNGRDMSHHSIRGEVVLERSSRDPLQIKKAVANSTISPRRSRKVLTKAEKPRWVTILSVFTKNFVLLLVLLGLAQMIRKLALKSGEGAVGNQMGFSEVEGRIAEVEALLKTTSKMFQVQVEVVDRKIENEVGGLRREVNKKIEEKTADLDSGLKKLQNKGEDLERSLSELKAGDWLSKQEFDKIYEELKKAKNGEFDERFSNLDDIRAFAREMIEKEIEKHAADGLGRVDYALASGGAMVVKHSDPHRGRTSNWFSRSVRNGVHSDADKLLKPSFGEPGQCFPLKGSSGFVQIKLRTAIVPEAITLEHVAKSVAYDRSSAPKDCRVSGWFQGDDANSAADAEKMFLLAEFTYDLKKSNAQTFDVVETPGSGLVDMIRLDFSSNHGSTSHTCIYRVRVHGHEPYSVSMMATQS; from the exons ATGTCGGCTTCGACCGTCTCGATAACGGCGAATCCGGCGGCGCGGAGGAGGCCGGTTTTGGCCTCGGAGAGGAAAGGGGCAAGTATTGAATTGTTGGCCACTGATGGCGTTAACCCTCTTTCGAATACTGCTACTGTCGGGACTGGTGGTGCCGCCGATGATAAAGTCGCCGGTGGAAATGGTAGGGATATGAGTCATCATTCGATTAGGGGTGAGGTTGTTCTCGAGCGGTCTTCTAGGGATCCACTTCAGATCAAGAAAGCTGTTGCGAATTCTACCATCTCCCCGCGGCGGAGTAGAAAGGTACTTACGAAGGCCGAGAAGCCTCGATGGGTCACCATTCTTAGTGTCTTTACGAagaattttgttcttttgttgGTTCTTTTGGGATTGGCTCAAATGATTaggaaattagcccttaagtcTGGTGAAGGAGCGGTGGGAAATCAGATGGGGTTTTCGGAAGTGGAGGGGCGGATTGCGGAAGTTGAAGCACTCTTGAAGACTACTAGTAAGATGTTTCAGGTTCAAGTGGAGGTTGTTGATCGGAAGATTGAGAATGAGGTTGGGGGATTGAGAAGGGAAGTTAACAAGAAGATTGAGGAGAAAACTGCTGATCTTGATAGCGGTTTGAAGAAGCTGCAGAACAAGGGGGAAGATTTGGAAAGGTCTTTGAGCGAGTTGAAGGCTGGGGATTGGTTGTCAAAGCAAGAATTTGATAAGATTTATGAGGAATTGAAGAAGGCCAAAAACGGTGAATTTGATGAGCGATTTTCGAATTTGGATGATATAAGGGCATTTGCAAGGGAGATGATTGAGAAGGAGATTGAGAAACATGCGGCTGATGGGCTTGGTAGAGTGGATTATGCTCTTGCTTCTGGTGGGGCAATGGTTGTAAAGCATTCGGATCCGCATAGAGGAAGAACAAGTAATTGGTTTTCGAGAAGTGTGAGGAATGGGGTTCACAGTGATGCGGATAAGCTGCTGAAACCTAGCTTTGGGGAGCCTGGGCAGTGCTTCCCCTTGAAAGGAAGTAGTGGGTTCGTTCAAATTAAGCTGCGGACTGCAATTGTTCCAGAAGCTATTACTTTGGAGCATGTTGCCAAG AGTGTGGCATATGATAGATCAAGCGCACCTAAGGATTGCAGGGTATCTGGATGGTTTCAAGGGGACGATGCAAATTCTGCTGCCGATGCTGAGAAGATGTTCCTCTTGGCCGAGTTTACATATGACCTCAAGAAGAGCAATGCCCAGACATTCGACGTAGTGGAGACACCAGGCTCTGGTCTCGTTGACATGATCCGATTAGATTTCTCATCCAACCATGGTAGCACATCTCATACTTGCATCTATCGTGTGAGGGTTCACGGTCACGAACCGTATTCTGTTTCTATGATGGCGACACAGTCATGA
- the LOC120074966 gene encoding type I inositol polyphosphate 5-phosphatase 10 isoform X2, protein MRNCNISNDSWKTRLEKEEPNSDLQLDSTFLGSTDSLMAPGQEVQSFRVFVATWNVGGKSPHTNLNLNDFLKNDNDADIYIFGFQEIVPLNAGNVLVIEDNEPAARWLSLINQSLNNPTNGCLRGLKPNTGLGGSKFFPKPSLKSVSKTFRTVSRRNLKSCNCTPLELERKRSKDFWFRCQPSNVSQNGISSEEDDDEEDPNVCDISDISIPENETKYGLIASKQMVGIFVTIWMRQELVPHVSHLRIASTSRGIMGCLGNKGCISVSMLFHQTSFCFICSHLASGEKEGDELRRNLDVIEILKNTQFPKICRLPYSRVPEKILGHERIIWLGDLNYRIALSYSETRRLMEENHWDALLNKDQLKIERDAGRVFCGWKEGKIYFAPTYKYYYNSDTYAGDLKKSKKKRRTPAWCDRILWHGDGIRQLSYIRGESRFSDHRPVCSTFLVDVMVIEGGMKKKMPSCDMKVGAEELLPTNSRYYR, encoded by the exons ATGAGAAATTGCAATATCAGCAATGACTCTTGGAAAACAAGACTCGAGAAAGAAG AACCAAATTCAGACCTACAGCTAGACAGTACATTCTTAGGCAGCACAGACTCTCTAATGGCTCCTGGTCAAGAAGTTCAATCCTTCCG TGTTTTCGTTGCCACGTGGAATGTTGGAGGAAAATCTCCCCATACCAACCTCAATTTGAACGATTTTCTCAAGAACGATAACGATGCTGATATTTACATTTTCGG TTTTCAGGAAATTGTGCCTCTAAATGCTGGAAATGTTCTAGTTATTGAAGACAATGAACCTGCTGCAAGATGGCTATccttaattaatcaatcattgAACAACCCAACAAATGGCTGCTTGAGAGGACTGAAACCTAACACTGGTCTTGGAGGTTCGAAATTCTTTCCAAAACCTTCCCTTAAAAGCGTCAGTAAAACTTTCAGGACTGTAAGTAGAAGGAACCTAAAAAGTTGCAATTGTACACCACTGGAACTCGAAAGGAAACGCAGCAAGGATTTCTGGTTTCGGTGCCAACCATCGAATGTGAGTCAAAATGGCATTTCTTCAGAAGAAGATGACGACGAGGAGGATCCGAACGTCTGTGATATTTCAGATATTTCCATTCCTGAAAATGAGACAAAGTATGGTCTCATTGCAAGTAAACAAATGGTTGGCATTTTTGTCACAATTTGGATGAGGCAGGAGCTTGTTCCACATGTTAGCCACTTAAGAATTGCAAGTACCAGTCGCGGGATCATGGGCTGCCTCGGGAACAAG GGGTGCATTTCAGTGAGCATGTTATTTCACCAGACAAGCTTTTGCTTCATCTGCAGCCACTTAGCTTCtggagagaaagaaggagaTGAACTAAGAAGGAATTTGGATGTCATCGAAATTCTTAAGAACACtcaatttccaaaaatatgCAGACTACCTTACAGTCGGGTGCCGGAGAAAATCCTCGGACATGA ACGAATAATATGGTTAGGAGACTTGAATTACCGAATAGCTTTGAGCTACTCGGAAACTCGAAGACTCATGGAAGAGAATCACTGGGATGCACTTCTCAACAAAGATCAG TTGAAGATTGAAAGGGATGCAGGGCGAGTGTTTTGTGGATGGAAAGAGGGAAAGATTTACTTTGCACCCACGTATAAATACTACTACAATTCAGACACCTACGCTGGAGACTTGAAAAAAtcgaaaaagaagagaagaactCCAGCTTG GTGTGACAGAATTTTATGGCACGGTGATGGCATACGACAACTTTCTTACATCCGTGGAGAGTCCCGGTTTTCCGATCACCGCCCCGTCTGTTCAACATTCCTAGTTGATGTCATGGTCATCGAGGgagggatgaagaagaaaatgccTAGCTGTGATATGAAAGTTGGGGCTGAAGAATTGCTACCAACAAACAGTAGATATTATCGCTAA
- the LOC120074966 gene encoding type I inositol polyphosphate 5-phosphatase 10 isoform X3 — MAPGQEVQSFRVFVATWNVGGKSPHTNLNLNDFLKNDNDADIYIFGFQEIVPLNAGNVLVIEDNEPAARWLSLINQSLNNPTNGCLRGLKPNTGLGGSKFFPKPSLKSVSKTFRTVSRRNLKSCNCTPLELERKRSKDFWFRCQPSNVSQNGISSEEDDDEEDPNVCDISDISIPENETKYGLIASKQMVGIFVTIWMRQELVPHVSHLRIASTSRGIMGCLGNKGCISVSMLFHQTSFCFICSHLASGEKEGDELRRNLDVIEILKNTQFPKICRLPYSRVPEKILGHERIIWLGDLNYRIALSYSETRRLMEENHWDALLNKDQLKIERDAGRVFCGWKEGKIYFAPTYKYYYNSDTYAGDLKKSKKKRRTPAWCDRILWHGDGIRQLSYIRGESRFSDHRPVCSTFLVDVMVIEGGMKKKMPSCDMKVGAEELLPTNSRYYR; from the exons ATGGCTCCTGGTCAAGAAGTTCAATCCTTCCG TGTTTTCGTTGCCACGTGGAATGTTGGAGGAAAATCTCCCCATACCAACCTCAATTTGAACGATTTTCTCAAGAACGATAACGATGCTGATATTTACATTTTCGG TTTTCAGGAAATTGTGCCTCTAAATGCTGGAAATGTTCTAGTTATTGAAGACAATGAACCTGCTGCAAGATGGCTATccttaattaatcaatcattgAACAACCCAACAAATGGCTGCTTGAGAGGACTGAAACCTAACACTGGTCTTGGAGGTTCGAAATTCTTTCCAAAACCTTCCCTTAAAAGCGTCAGTAAAACTTTCAGGACTGTAAGTAGAAGGAACCTAAAAAGTTGCAATTGTACACCACTGGAACTCGAAAGGAAACGCAGCAAGGATTTCTGGTTTCGGTGCCAACCATCGAATGTGAGTCAAAATGGCATTTCTTCAGAAGAAGATGACGACGAGGAGGATCCGAACGTCTGTGATATTTCAGATATTTCCATTCCTGAAAATGAGACAAAGTATGGTCTCATTGCAAGTAAACAAATGGTTGGCATTTTTGTCACAATTTGGATGAGGCAGGAGCTTGTTCCACATGTTAGCCACTTAAGAATTGCAAGTACCAGTCGCGGGATCATGGGCTGCCTCGGGAACAAG GGGTGCATTTCAGTGAGCATGTTATTTCACCAGACAAGCTTTTGCTTCATCTGCAGCCACTTAGCTTCtggagagaaagaaggagaTGAACTAAGAAGGAATTTGGATGTCATCGAAATTCTTAAGAACACtcaatttccaaaaatatgCAGACTACCTTACAGTCGGGTGCCGGAGAAAATCCTCGGACATGA ACGAATAATATGGTTAGGAGACTTGAATTACCGAATAGCTTTGAGCTACTCGGAAACTCGAAGACTCATGGAAGAGAATCACTGGGATGCACTTCTCAACAAAGATCAG TTGAAGATTGAAAGGGATGCAGGGCGAGTGTTTTGTGGATGGAAAGAGGGAAAGATTTACTTTGCACCCACGTATAAATACTACTACAATTCAGACACCTACGCTGGAGACTTGAAAAAAtcgaaaaagaagagaagaactCCAGCTTG GTGTGACAGAATTTTATGGCACGGTGATGGCATACGACAACTTTCTTACATCCGTGGAGAGTCCCGGTTTTCCGATCACCGCCCCGTCTGTTCAACATTCCTAGTTGATGTCATGGTCATCGAGGgagggatgaagaagaaaatgccTAGCTGTGATATGAAAGTTGGGGCTGAAGAATTGCTACCAACAAACAGTAGATATTATCGCTAA
- the LOC120074966 gene encoding type I inositol polyphosphate 5-phosphatase 10 isoform X1, with protein MTLGKQDSRKKSFIRKMFTMGERNGKKEFKGSFESTEPNSDLQLDSTFLGSTDSLMAPGQEVQSFRVFVATWNVGGKSPHTNLNLNDFLKNDNDADIYIFGFQEIVPLNAGNVLVIEDNEPAARWLSLINQSLNNPTNGCLRGLKPNTGLGGSKFFPKPSLKSVSKTFRTVSRRNLKSCNCTPLELERKRSKDFWFRCQPSNVSQNGISSEEDDDEEDPNVCDISDISIPENETKYGLIASKQMVGIFVTIWMRQELVPHVSHLRIASTSRGIMGCLGNKGCISVSMLFHQTSFCFICSHLASGEKEGDELRRNLDVIEILKNTQFPKICRLPYSRVPEKILGHERIIWLGDLNYRIALSYSETRRLMEENHWDALLNKDQLKIERDAGRVFCGWKEGKIYFAPTYKYYYNSDTYAGDLKKSKKKRRTPAWCDRILWHGDGIRQLSYIRGESRFSDHRPVCSTFLVDVMVIEGGMKKKMPSCDMKVGAEELLPTNSRYYR; from the exons ATGACTCTTGGAAAACAAGACTCGAGAAAGAAG TCCTTCATTAGAAAAATGTTTACCATGGGAGAAAGAAATGGGAAGAAAGAGTTCAAAGGCTCATTTGAGTCCACTG AACCAAATTCAGACCTACAGCTAGACAGTACATTCTTAGGCAGCACAGACTCTCTAATGGCTCCTGGTCAAGAAGTTCAATCCTTCCG TGTTTTCGTTGCCACGTGGAATGTTGGAGGAAAATCTCCCCATACCAACCTCAATTTGAACGATTTTCTCAAGAACGATAACGATGCTGATATTTACATTTTCGG TTTTCAGGAAATTGTGCCTCTAAATGCTGGAAATGTTCTAGTTATTGAAGACAATGAACCTGCTGCAAGATGGCTATccttaattaatcaatcattgAACAACCCAACAAATGGCTGCTTGAGAGGACTGAAACCTAACACTGGTCTTGGAGGTTCGAAATTCTTTCCAAAACCTTCCCTTAAAAGCGTCAGTAAAACTTTCAGGACTGTAAGTAGAAGGAACCTAAAAAGTTGCAATTGTACACCACTGGAACTCGAAAGGAAACGCAGCAAGGATTTCTGGTTTCGGTGCCAACCATCGAATGTGAGTCAAAATGGCATTTCTTCAGAAGAAGATGACGACGAGGAGGATCCGAACGTCTGTGATATTTCAGATATTTCCATTCCTGAAAATGAGACAAAGTATGGTCTCATTGCAAGTAAACAAATGGTTGGCATTTTTGTCACAATTTGGATGAGGCAGGAGCTTGTTCCACATGTTAGCCACTTAAGAATTGCAAGTACCAGTCGCGGGATCATGGGCTGCCTCGGGAACAAG GGGTGCATTTCAGTGAGCATGTTATTTCACCAGACAAGCTTTTGCTTCATCTGCAGCCACTTAGCTTCtggagagaaagaaggagaTGAACTAAGAAGGAATTTGGATGTCATCGAAATTCTTAAGAACACtcaatttccaaaaatatgCAGACTACCTTACAGTCGGGTGCCGGAGAAAATCCTCGGACATGA ACGAATAATATGGTTAGGAGACTTGAATTACCGAATAGCTTTGAGCTACTCGGAAACTCGAAGACTCATGGAAGAGAATCACTGGGATGCACTTCTCAACAAAGATCAG TTGAAGATTGAAAGGGATGCAGGGCGAGTGTTTTGTGGATGGAAAGAGGGAAAGATTTACTTTGCACCCACGTATAAATACTACTACAATTCAGACACCTACGCTGGAGACTTGAAAAAAtcgaaaaagaagagaagaactCCAGCTTG GTGTGACAGAATTTTATGGCACGGTGATGGCATACGACAACTTTCTTACATCCGTGGAGAGTCCCGGTTTTCCGATCACCGCCCCGTCTGTTCAACATTCCTAGTTGATGTCATGGTCATCGAGGgagggatgaagaagaaaatgccTAGCTGTGATATGAAAGTTGGGGCTGAAGAATTGCTACCAACAAACAGTAGATATTATCGCTAA